The Pseudopipra pipra isolate bDixPip1 chromosome Z, bDixPip1.hap1, whole genome shotgun sequence nucleotide sequence TTGTGGGAAGAGGAACTTGCCACCActgcctccccctgctcctcctggggcTGCACCTGCTCTGTAGGGATGGGCACAGATGGGTGGATGATTCAGAGGGCACAGAGGGCAGCTTCTGTTGTGCTGGGTTGGTCCTCCATGTTGGAGcctgcagggctgctggcagggcttgGGGGCCAAGTGGAAGTGCCTCCTTGGGAGCtggtggagcaggagctggccTCAGGGCTGTtgtcctcctccccagcagcatGGGAGTGCAGCAGCCTCTGGGCCTCCTCGCTGCACTGACCCACAATGATGCTGATGATGCCATCAACCAGCTGTTCTGTACATTGCTCAAGGAGAGGCTGCAGCATCTGGAGCATGACCTCCTTGTCTGGACCCCAGAGGCACAGGGTGTACAAGatgctcttctctgctctcacTGCCAGCCACCATCGGGACCCAAATATTGCCTCCAGCctctggcacagccagggcagcacagggtcAAGGAGATGCTCCTTTCTTTTGAAGAGTTGTGCCCAGACCTTGGGCAGGAGGCCAGCCACGGccccagtccctgcagccccctgctCAGCTGGGGAGAGTGTCCACtgtggagaagagggaggggacCCTGCAGGGCGATGGCAGCTGTTTCCATCCAGGAGGCCAAGAGCTCcttctgcttggctgctgccctCTGGTGATTCTTCAGGGAGTGTGATGACACACTCCAGATACTTTTGTTCCTGCAGAGAAAACCTGACAGACTCTATCAGTCTTCTGCACAGTGGGCACTCTGGTTTCTTCTCGGCCCAACGCAGGATGCAGCCCATGCAGAATTTGTGGCCACAGGGTATCACATAAGAGACACCCTCTTGCTCATCATGGCAGATAGGGCAGCTCCACTCTGTCCCCATGACCCTGTCTGTTCTCCTTGGCAACTCAAAGAGTCCTGAGAAGCTGCTCCCCATCGCTGACACTACCAAATGCTTTCACACACTGCAATGAAATGGAGAAAACATGGTCCCTTGCTGTCCTGGGGAgcccctgcagggctggaggaacAGTGGCAATGGCTCTGCAACTGGCACCAGGAGCTGATGATGGCAGGCCCCAGCACACCCCCTGGCACCAGGAGAAGCCTCTCTCAGCCCTGCAGATTTCACAGACATGCTTGGCAGAAGTTCAGATGCAAGATTGAATCAGGTTCTGCCGGTACCTAAAGCAGTGATAGATGTGAAGTCACAATCTACTCCTGGTGACATCACAGTCCACTGCCAGGTCTTTTTACCCACCCTGATTAAATGAACTCGAATTGGTCTTCAGGTTGCACTGCACattattaaacaaacaaacaatcaaaatgTATGGCATTCCCTTCAGATGGGGATGTGATTCTTTAGATATGATATTTTCCTGCTGACAGGTGATCTGGACAGCAGTAGGGTCTATGCTTGCAAGTACTTTCACATGTAATTTGGTTCTAGAATTTGGTCAAGTGCCACAAAGCTTTATACAGAGTTTTTCAAGCAATGGCCAACTAAGTTTTCAAACTGGATTGCAAATGAATGTTGTGTTCACCAGAGAAATCTTCTACAGCAAACTTGACATCactctcttctttttaaaagcaaactaaaCAAAGGCTTAGGATCAATTGGTGCTCTGTGGGAGAGCAGCATCAAAAAGGCTGCCTGGACCAGGCAGGGTTGGGGAAATAGGTGATGGCTCTGGAATAGGCACCCAGAGTTACTGACGGCTGCTCCGAATGCACCATCCAGCACCAGGAGAAgccttgctttattttttcagtattttatcaATTTACTCTTTCTTATGCTAATTTCACCTTCAATACATATCCTCTCCTTCTTTTGATGTTtctacttctttctttctttgcaccTTCCCCTCCCTGATTGTCAGTTGAGCTATTTCCAGATGCCTTAGGGTCCTTTTTTTCAACCAACTGGTACCCAACCTGCCAACATCACAATAATTGTCTTTATTTTGCCCCAACTGCCTTTTTTTCAGGCCATCATCATAGCCTGTGGGTAAAGACTGACAAAGTGATTTCCTAAGGATTGCAGGGCAATGATGAACTGCCAGCCAGACCTGTTCTCCTTCAGGCAAAACTTCTTTGAAGGGACTTTAGAATTCCCATCATGGAAATGAAAAGATGTTGATGCAGATCAGGCTGTGAGTGGATTTGGAAGGGGATAGGAAGCTCAGCTTGTAAAATGGGACACAAGAACCTTTCTTGCCACCAGAATTTTGGCATCACGTTAGCAATGTTCCACACTGGCCAGGTATTCCTACGAGAAGAGCTTCATCACCCCCTCATTTGCACACTTGTCCTGTTACTGGCACGCAgcctgctgtgcccagctgggagaggaagTCACTGCCAGGCACACTGGGGAGAGGGGACTTCTCCTCCTCACCTGTCTGTATGCCGACACTCCGTAGTGGGGTCCCAGGCTCTGAGGATGCTCCTTCTGGATGGACAAAGCTCAGGATGGCCCTTGTGGCACTGGGACCAAGCAGGGGTACCTGGGGGCTGCTACCAGAGACCAACGCTGCTCCCAGCACTCTCCCAGCCCTTCAAGAGGCCACTCTGCTGGCAGCATTATCAGGGCTCCAGCAAGTCTTTATTCAAGAAAAAGGAGATATGAAGATATTTTAGACAAGTTTGTCAGGTTTGTTATACCTTAGTCATTACAGCATTATCAAAACTGGAGGATAAGTCAAGACATAGTTAAAAAATACACAAGAATATGTACTATAAGTATTTCCATCCAAAATACAATGCTTCTTGCAGATCCTTCCTCATGCAGCAAGGAAATGGACTAGACTTAGGCTGCAGTTCAGCTGTTGCTTCCAGCCAATTTGAatggaagttgctgccaagagggcAATTTGACACTCTCATTGCCCCTTCATTCCTGGCTGACTGTCACACCTCTTCTTTCTTCTAATGCTCATGCTCAGCAAAGCTGTGGCCTGAGTACTGCTCaagctgaagaaaacatttttggtCAGATTCAGGTTTCACGTGGATTCTGCCCCCTGGTCCAGCTCACCACAGGGCTGAACAAGTCCTGCAGAACAGCAGAGCAACCGAAGGAAGCCACCACCCTTCAGTGAAAGCCCAAGTGTTTATGTCGCCTTAGAGAAACTGTTGACCTGCAGCCCAAGGGCAGGTCTGCATCCCATTACAGACAGAGGCCCTAAAACTCCTGTTATTAGAGTCACTCTCTCAGCAATCCAGTGACTAATTCTATATATAAAGAGGAGGAGCTCAAGGCACCAGAGACAGAGACTCATCATCTCAGCCACGAGTCAGTTGATACGTGAGAGACCCAGTCTTTAGCCGTGACTTCAAACCTGGCTGAACAAGAATTAAACTCTAGGGAGCCCCAAATATAAGTGGCCCACTGCAGACTTGCACACCTCCTTTCTTattcattctgaaaaaaaaaagttggaaaaaaaaggcaaaattgcAACCCTTTCCTTGCCAGCAAACACATGCATGTAAGTTAGCACAGCTAACCCCAAAGGGCAGCAGAATAGACCCTGACAGTCTTGCCTATACCAGCTGAACCACCCAAAGTTCAAGCATGTCTAGTTTTCACTTGAACTCTGAT carries:
- the LOC135406792 gene encoding uncharacterized protein LOC135406792 encodes the protein MGSSFSGLFELPRRTDRVMGTEWSCPICHDEQEGVSYVIPCGHKFCMGCILRWAEKKPECPLCRRLIESVRFSLQEQKYLECVITLPEESPEGSSQAEGALGLLDGNSCHRPAGSPPSSPQWTLSPAEQGAAGTGAVAGLLPKVWAQLFKRKEHLLDPVLPWLCQRLEAIFGSRWWLAVRAEKSILYTLCLWGPDKEVMLQMLQPLLEQCTEQLVDGIISIIVGQCSEEAQRLLHSHAAGEEDNSPEASSCSTSSQGGTSTWPPSPASSPAGSNMEDQPSTTEAALCAL